From the genome of Falco biarmicus isolate bFalBia1 chromosome 2, bFalBia1.pri, whole genome shotgun sequence:
AGGTACTCTAGGAGATTGAGGGATTAAGTTATACATTATGTAAAACTACCCACTAATCCTCTTAGTGTGCATTACCAGTGAATGGCCTGAAATAGGCTCTCTCTAAAAGAGCCCTAACATTCACTTTCTTGATGACAGTTTAGTATTTGAGGTTTGTGTCATGGATTTTGGTGCTGAAATATTCAGTACACCATCTTCTGTCTGCTGCTAGACCCACTCACATGTGTTAGTAGAGTGCTAACAAAATTACAGTTGGTAAAGCAGATTACATATTTAACTAGTAGCGAGACGTATAAAATAGAATCATATATTTTCCAGAGTGACAGAgtcactgggatttttttgttcattttttttgttcttttttgtttttataagaaaaagaaacagctatAAAACcatgattaaaaatattacaagggatgatttacattttaaaataatgatatttttaggaaaaaaaaaagtgatttataacataaaaatatttggaaagcatTTGGTTGCTGTGTACTGCCTTCTTTCCCAGTACAGTTTGCTATCTTTTATACAGTCTTGCATAAATGTTTAGAttaggggagaaaagaaaaattaaatgtgatgGCTAAGACCTATAAGAGCTGACTCACTGACTTGAGTTATTGCTGTGCAGAAAGTTTGTAAAGCCTTTACATCCAGCAAACATTTAGTGCTACTTCAGCCTTGACAGTTGACCTTTCAATCTGATTGGGTTTAGCCACAATAATTGCAGCATCTGCAGTACAGGCGATGCAGACGGCTGCTTAGGAACCCAACTTCCCTCATTAAATCTTACTTCATGTCTCTAAAATTCAACCCCtctttgcatgtgtgtgcaaATTCTCTCATAATACCTGTTATAGGAGCTGAGCAAGGTACAATTCCCTggctcttttttaaaatttatttttaatttctcccaTCATTTTATCAATATATCCCAATATTCCTGGATTTAGCTTAGAGGGGGGAATGAAAACCTCCAAaccccttcctctccccagaTATTTAGTCAGTACTGGTTTCTTtcgttggttttttttttccctcagtaaGACCTAGtataaaaaagcaacaaacaaacaagttaGACTGTTGTAATTTGGTCAACCACTCGGGTGCTATCCATATCCACCATTTCAACACATTCTATTTCCTCACGGTTTTCAGGattcttcttctctttcctcttcttcttggACGGTGGCAGGAAAGTCAGTATCACAGGTAAAATGGCAAAGCAGTGAAAGAAGGTGACTAATGCTATTAAAAACAAGCACCTGAACAGTGTACGGGTCAGATTTGAAGGCACAGCTGCAAGAGGAATCAGACCAACAATATAGCAGAGGTAGCTCTGCAAAATAGCTACCCCATGCACTTCCAGGGCATTTTTCACCCATTTAGTTCTTGTGAACTCTTTGCCCAGGACAAAGGTTGATAACAGTGGAGCACAGTTGTCAATTGTATAATTAATTCCGTAAATTAAGcacaacacagaaatacaatCTAGTTCCACTTTCCACAAGGTCATAAAACCTATAACTCCAAATTCAACTGAGGCAACAGTTAGAGTGAGCCACACGTTGATCAGAGAGTCTGCCACCAGGAATGCAGAgaagaagagcagaaataaagcaCTAATGCAGGAGTTTTGTAAGGGGGCTCCCACTGAAGAGGCATAACGATCCATGTACACAAACGATGGATTGAAAACAATGAATTTCACCTTGGAGGTGAGAGAGAGCTTCCTCAGGGTCTCCAGGAGATCATAAAGTTCTTCCCTCTTGGTTTCCATTGTCTTGGCCACCAAGAACATCCTGGAGGCCACAACATCGACTTCGTTGTTGTATTTCTTGGAAAAGATGATATCCTCTGAAAAATGGGCAAACTGAGGGGTCTTCAGGAAGGAGTTCCTCAACATATCAGTGAAGTTCTTCTTGGGCAATCCAGTAGATATGTTGAGTTTCCTAAGGTAATTTAAGTAGCTTTCAAACCAAGATATCCTCACAAAGCCCTTGGTATACTCCAGCACATCTTCCTGGACACTGGTGTTCCAGTACTCGATCGACTCGTAGATGTAGAACCCAATCACCGGGCTGTAGTTACTGAAATACTTCTGCTGGGCAGTCGTATATTCAATAGTCCGTGTTGCGGTCGCTACGATGTTGCTCAGGTCTGACCCTTCACTGACCTGCAGGTAGCCCATTAAGGCAAAGGAAATATAAACAAGGTAAAAGAGAACTACAAAAGGCTTGACGTAAGTGTTTGTTATCCAGTCACAATAATAGCGTTTCAGGAACCACACCAAAAGATGACTCTCGTAAGTGTTCGTTTCCTCAGAATCCGCCGTGTCCTCGCTGAATTTGGCTGTCAGAAGAAACCTATACCATGCAGGCTTCTCTTGCAATACCTCTGGCTTTGGTACCTTTCTGCAGAAGATACTATGCTGGTAGTTGTTTTCTATGTAGCCAGTAAACACCAGGCTGGAACCATAAAAGGAGAGTACATAGAGGTAGTTGAAGAAAATTGCAATACAGGAATTGCAGCAGAAAATCCTGGCTGCTTCAATGTTAGTGAAGGGACTGGCACCTATTCCAAAAGTGACCAGGTACATGGCAGTGGTCAGAGAAAACGAAAGCATGGAGTCTGCAAATACAGCTGCAGTCCTCTCTTTAACGTGTTGGTCTTCTCTAGTTTTTCTCCAGGAGGACAACATTTCAAAAGTCCCATACAACCCATGACCTACAATAGAGAACAAAGCGATCGTTTAAAGTACTCAAATCAATGTGTGGAAAAACGTAATGTGGACATGCTAAAAGACTCAAAGGAGACACAGCTGGCCATTACCAATGCTTCAAGTAAATgtcctgcagaagaaagaaattattattgGGGCCTAAGCCCCAGGAGCACATTCGCTACCTGACTAGCAAACCTTACTGCCAGAGCTTGAGGAGAGTTCCATACTGCTGGCGCAGGGTTGGTGGGtcaagaaaaaaggattttttttctggttggcTATTTCGTTTCATTATTTCAGAGTGCCTGTGATGGAAGATGCTTTGAGATTAGTTTTTCCTGGTGACGGGATCTGACCTGTggcaaaaacaaagaaatatgaCCTTGAAGTGCCTATGCTGGAAGAAGAGCATTAGTTGAATGCTTTGtagaaaatctgtaaaaaatgaaactttcatATAAGCTGAAAATTGTCAGTTAAATCAGTCACTGATTTCTCCACTTCCTACACAAGTTTTCcatcaggaaaaagaaatcctagaaatggaacaaacaaaaaaagcacaaataaatcTTAGCGATATAGAATATTAGAACTGGTATGGAACTGCTTAAGGCATTGGTCTCCTTACTTTAATGTATCTAAGGGCTTGTAAACCCAAATACATCTCTATTTTTCTTGGCAGTTCCTACATTTTGTAATGTATTAATTAACTCTTACAATGGACTCAGCATTCAtgaaaggagacaaagacctgCAGACCTAAAATCATCTGTTTAACCCCAAAGTGCAGATAAATTGGGAAAAGtacatggttttattttaattcgTGGTTGGTCATCTTCCTCTTACGGTTTCTATTTTGTGAATAATAATGAAGGCACATTTGGAGGACACAGACCTCTGCTCTCTCATGGTGGACCCAAGCTGGGAATGCAGCCATTCAACCATCTATCAGGTGAGAGTGGCTGAGATAAAAGAAGGTTGATGTTTTACAGAGATGAACAGGAAAATATAGTCTTTGTATCGCACCTAAAATGTAAGACTGTAATATTTTATCATAATAATTCATATCATGTTCTTAACTTAGTAGATCCTTTCCACTGAATCCCCCCCGCTTTGCTGCCTTTTAattacttctgctgctgctgtttttgttGTCCCATGCCTGCCTCTCTGGTCTGCTCTTGCATTATCTTCAGAAATTCCCAAAGGCCAGTCCACGGTGTTTTGCTCTTACCCATTCCCTAATAACATTAGATAAAATGATCAGTGCTGAATTAGTTGCTGATGACACTGACCAGTCAGGCTGGTCAAACTAATTCACAGATCTCTGTTAGAATTTCAGGCTGTCTGCAGAGTACCAAAATTGCTGTATTGGCTCTGTTCTCTCCACCTGTAGATGATTATCACTTTTGCCACAAGGGCTATGAGCATCAGTgaagaaacccccaaacaaatGAGGCATTCTGAAGGACCAGAAAAccctaaaaccagaaaatatacCAGGGAGGTTGAAACTAGCcaatctttaaggtccctt
Proteins encoded in this window:
- the PTCHD1 gene encoding patched domain-containing protein 1; the protein is MVLRGPWGSCGGPGAALALLRALRTRMLRQVLHRGLGTSFSRLGHFVASHPVFFASAPVLISILLGASFSRYQVEESVEHLLAPTHSLAKIERNLVDSLFPVNRSKHRLYSDLQTPGRYGRVIITSFRKANMLDQHHTDLILKLHSAVTRIQVQRPGFNYTFAHICILNNDKTCIVDDIVHVLEELKAARSSNRTNFAITYPITHLKDGREVYNGHQLGGVTVHSKDRVKSAEAIQLTYYLQAINSLNDMVAEKWESIFCDTVELFQKSNRKVKMYPFTSSSLKEDFQKTSRVSERYLITSLVLVVTLAILCCSMQDCVRSKPWLGLLGLLTVTLATLTAAGIINLTGGKYNSTFLGIPFVMLGHGLYGTFEMLSSWRKTREDQHVKERTAAVFADSMLSFSLTTAMYLVTFGIGASPFTNIEAARIFCCNSCIAIFFNYLYVLSFYGSSLVFTGYIENNYQHSIFCRKVPKPEVLQEKPAWYRFLLTAKFSEDTADSEETNTYESHLLVWFLKRYYCDWITNTYVKPFVVLFYLVYISFALMGYLQVSEGSDLSNIVATATRTIEYTTAQQKYFSNYSPVIGFYIYESIEYWNTSVQEDVLEYTKGFVRISWFESYLNYLRKLNISTGLPKKNFTDMLRNSFLKTPQFAHFSEDIIFSKKYNNEVDVVASRMFLVAKTMETKREELYDLLETLRKLSLTSKVKFIVFNPSFVYMDRYASSVGAPLQNSCISALFLLFFSAFLVADSLINVWLTLTVASVEFGVIGFMTLWKVELDCISVLCLIYGINYTIDNCAPLLSTFVLGKEFTRTKWVKNALEVHGVAILQSYLCYIVGLIPLAAVPSNLTRTLFRCLFLIALVTFFHCFAILPVILTFLPPSKKKRKEKKNPENREEIECVEMVDMDSTRVVDQITTV